In the genome of Serratia symbiotica (Periphyllus acericola), one region contains:
- a CDS encoding RNA-binding S4 domain-containing protein: MCESGSADKAVIAVGRVKVGGQVETRKRCKIVADQVVEFNGGRVVVKP; encoded by the coding sequence TTGTGCGAAAGCGGTAGTGCAGACAAAGCAGTTATTGCCGTAGGGCGGGTGAAAGTGGGTGGTCAGGTCGAGACCCGCAAGCGCTGCAAAATCGTCGCCGACCAAGTGGTGGAATTTAATGGCGGTAGAGTTGTGGTCAAACCCTAA
- the typA gene encoding ribosome-dependent GTPase TypA encodes MIENLRNIAIIAHVDHGKTTLVDKLLQQSGTFGERVEATERVMDSNDLEKERGITILAKNTAINWKDYRINIVDTPGHADFGGEVERVMSMVDSVLLVVDAMDGPMPQTRFVTKKAFANGLKPIVVINKVDRTGARPDWVVDQVFDLFVNLDATDEQLDFPIIYASALMGIAGTDHNDMAEDMTPLYQAIVDHVSAPQIELEAPFQMQISQLDYNNYLGVIGIGRIKRGKVKPNQQVTIIDSEGKTRNGKVGKVLGHMGLERIESTLADAGDIIAITGLSELNISDTICDIAAVEALPALSVDEPTVSMFFNVNTSPFCGKEGKFVTSRKILERLNQELVHNVALRVEETEDADAFRVSGRGELHLSILIENMRREGFELAVSRPKVIFREIDGRKQEPFENVTLDIEEQQQGSVMQAMGERKADLKNMDLDGKGRVRLDYVIPSRGLIGFRNEFMTMTSGTGLLYSTFSHYDDVRPGDVGQRQNGVLISNGQGKAVAFALYSLQDRGKLFLGHGAEVYEGQIIGIHSRSNDLTVNCLTGKKLTNMRASGTDEATTLVPAIKMTLEQALEFIDDDELVEVTPTSIRIRKRHLTENDRKRASRGSKDA; translated from the coding sequence GTGATCGAAAATTTGCGTAATATTGCCATTATTGCCCACGTTGACCATGGTAAAACCACCTTGGTTGATAAGCTGCTACAACAATCTGGTACTTTCGGAGAGCGTGTAGAAGCCACCGAACGCGTAATGGACTCCAACGATTTGGAGAAAGAGCGTGGGATTACCATCCTCGCAAAAAACACCGCCATTAATTGGAAGGACTACCGCATCAACATCGTGGATACCCCAGGACACGCCGACTTCGGCGGTGAGGTAGAGCGAGTGATGTCAATGGTTGACTCGGTACTACTGGTTGTGGATGCAATGGATGGCCCTATGCCACAAACCCGCTTTGTGACGAAAAAGGCCTTTGCCAACGGCCTGAAACCGATCGTGGTCATCAACAAGGTTGACCGTACTGGCGCGCGTCCTGACTGGGTTGTTGATCAGGTGTTCGACTTGTTTGTTAACCTTGATGCGACCGACGAGCAGCTCGATTTCCCAATCATCTATGCATCCGCTCTGATGGGTATCGCTGGTACTGATCATAACGACATGGCGGAAGACATGACCCCGCTATATCAGGCTATTGTTGATCATGTATCGGCACCGCAGATTGAGCTGGAAGCACCATTCCAGATGCAAATCTCTCAACTGGACTATAACAACTACCTAGGCGTGATCGGCATTGGCCGCATCAAGCGCGGTAAAGTGAAGCCAAACCAGCAGGTCACTATCATTGATAGTGAAGGCAAAACTCGCAACGGTAAAGTGGGCAAAGTGCTAGGTCACATGGGTCTAGAGCGTATTGAGTCTACTTTAGCTGACGCGGGCGACATCATTGCCATCACCGGTCTGAGCGAGCTGAACATCTCCGACACCATCTGTGATATTGCCGCAGTGGAAGCACTGCCAGCATTGTCTGTGGATGAACCGACCGTAAGCATGTTCTTCAACGTCAATACTTCGCCGTTCTGCGGCAAAGAAGGCAAGTTCGTGACATCACGCAAAATCCTTGAGCGTTTGAACCAGGAATTGGTGCACAATGTGGCACTACGCGTTGAAGAAACTGAAGACGCTGATGCGTTCCGCGTATCCGGCCGTGGTGAGCTGCACCTGTCTATTCTGATTGAAAACATGCGTCGTGAAGGTTTCGAACTGGCGGTTTCCCGTCCGAAAGTCATCTTCCGTGAAATCGATGGTCGCAAGCAAGAGCCTTTCGAAAACGTCACGCTGGATATCGAAGAGCAGCAGCAGGGTTCTGTAATGCAGGCGATGGGTGAGCGTAAAGCGGACTTGAAAAACATGGACCTAGACGGCAAAGGCCGTGTGCGTCTCGACTACGTGATCCCAAGCCGTGGTTTGATTGGTTTCCGTAACGAATTCATGACCATGACATCCGGTACCGGTTTGCTGTACTCCACATTTAGCCACTACGACGATGTGCGTCCAGGTGATGTAGGGCAGCGCCAGAACGGCGTACTGATCTCTAATGGTCAAGGTAAAGCGGTAGCGTTCGCGCTGTATAGTCTGCAAGATCGCGGTAAACTATTCCTGGGCCACGGTGCTGAAGTGTATGAAGGCCAGATCATCGGTATTCACTCACGCTCCAACGACTTGACCGTCAACTGCCTGACGGGTAAGAAGCTGACCAACATGCGTGCTTCCGGCACTGACGAAGCGACAACTTTAGTTCCGGCCATCAAAATGACCCTGGAGCAAGCTCTGGAGTTTATCGATGATGATGAACTGGTAGAAGTGACGCCAACCTCGATCCGTATCCGTAAGCGTCATCTGACGGAAAACGATCGAAAGCGTGCCAGCCGTGGCTCTAAAGACGCTTAA
- the glnA gene encoding glutamate--ammonia ligase — MSAEHVLTILHEHEVKFVDLRFTDTKGKEQHVTIPAHEVNANFFEEGKMFDGSSIGGWKGINESDMVLMPDASTAVMDPFFEESTLIVRCDILEPGTMQGYDRDPRSISKRAEDFLRSSGIADTVLFGPEPEFFLFDDIRFGSSLRGSHVAIDDIEGAWNSGTTYDRGNKGHRPAVKGGYFPVPPVDSSQDIRSTICLTMEEMGLVVEAHHHEVATAGQNEVATRFNTMTKKADEIQIYKYVVHNVAHAFGKTATFMPKPIFGDNGSGMHCNMSLSMNGSNLFAGDKYGGLSEIALFYIGGIIKHAKAINALANPTTNSYKRLVPGYEAPVMLAYSARNRSASIRIPVVASPKARRIEARFPDPAANTYLCFAALLMAGLDGIINKIHPGDAMDKNLYDLPPEEEAEIPKVAGSLDEALTALNEDREFLTSGSVFTNDAIDAYIELRKEEMDRVRMTPHPVEFELYYSV, encoded by the coding sequence ATGTCCGCTGAACACGTTTTGACGATACTACATGAGCATGAAGTGAAATTCGTAGATTTGCGTTTCACCGACACCAAGGGTAAGGAACAACATGTCACCATCCCGGCTCATGAGGTGAATGCCAACTTTTTCGAAGAAGGTAAAATGTTTGATGGTTCCTCAATCGGCGGTTGGAAGGGCATCAACGAATCTGACATGGTGCTAATGCCCGATGCCAGCACGGCGGTAATGGATCCATTCTTCGAAGAATCCACCTTGATTGTTCGCTGCGATATTCTCGAACCGGGTACCATGCAAGGCTACGATCGCGATCCGCGCTCCATCTCCAAACGTGCAGAAGACTTCCTGCGTTCTTCCGGTATTGCCGACACCGTGCTGTTCGGCCCAGAGCCAGAGTTCTTCCTATTCGATGACATTCGTTTCGGCAGCAGCCTCCGTGGTTCCCATGTCGCTATCGACGATATCGAAGGCGCATGGAACTCCGGCACCACTTACGATCGCGGCAACAAAGGCCACCGTCCGGCGGTGAAAGGCGGTTATTTCCCGGTTCCTCCGGTCGATTCTTCACAAGACATCCGTTCTACCATATGTCTGACCATGGAAGAAATGGGTCTGGTGGTTGAAGCACACCACCACGAGGTAGCGACCGCAGGTCAGAATGAAGTGGCTACTCGCTTCAACACCATGACCAAGAAAGCCGACGAGATTCAGATCTATAAATACGTGGTACACAACGTGGCACACGCCTTTGGCAAAACTGCAACCTTCATGCCGAAGCCCATATTCGGTGACAACGGTTCCGGCATGCACTGCAACATGTCGTTGTCCATGAATGGCAGCAACCTGTTCGCTGGCGACAAATACGGTGGCCTATCTGAAATAGCCCTGTTCTACATCGGCGGCATCATCAAACACGCTAAAGCGATCAATGCCTTGGCCAACCCGACCACCAACTCTTACAAGCGTCTGGTTCCAGGCTATGAAGCGCCAGTGATGCTGGCTTACTCAGCTCGGAACCGTTCCGCCTCCATCCGTATCCCGGTGGTCGCCAGCCCAAAAGCACGCCGTATCGAAGCTCGTTTCCCAGACCCAGCGGCTAACACATACCTGTGCTTCGCCGCGTTGCTGATGGCTGGCCTGGACGGCATTATCAACAAGATCCACCCTGGCGATGCGATGGATAAAAACCTGTATGACCTACCGCCGGAGGAAGAGGCTGAGATCCCAAAAGTAGCGGGTTCTCTGGATGAAGCCCTAACAGCACTGAACGAAGACCGCGAGTTCCTGACCAGTGGTAGCGTATTCACCAACGATGCGATAGATGCATATATCGAACTACGTAAAGAAGAGATGGATCGCGTTCGCATGACACCACATCCGGTTGAGTTTGAGTTGTACTACAGCGTTTAG
- the glnL gene encoding nitrogen regulation protein NR(II): protein MATGQLPDAGQILNSLINSILLLDNQLTVHYANPAAQQLLAQSFRKIYGKPLPDLLGYFSLDIALMRQSLHAGQGFTDNEVTLVVDGRAHILSLTAQALPEGHILIEMAPMDNQRRLSQEQLQHAQQIAARDLVRGLAHEIKNPLGGLRGAAQLLAKALPDPALTEYTKVIIEQADRLRNLVDRLLGPQRPSLYITQSIHQVVERVFQLVSLEKPYNVKLVRDYDPSLPDITHDREQIEQVLLNITRNALQALGDAGGIIMLRTRTAFQVSLHGTRHRLAARIDIGDNGPGVPAQLQDTLFYPMVSGREGGTGLGLSIARNLIDQHCGKIEFNSWPGHTEFSVYLPIHKSR, encoded by the coding sequence ATGGCAACTGGCCAACTGCCCGATGCGGGGCAGATCCTTAATTCTCTCATCAACAGTATCCTGCTGTTGGATAATCAGCTTACGGTTCACTACGCTAACCCAGCGGCACAGCAGCTACTGGCGCAAAGTTTCCGTAAAATTTACGGCAAGCCGCTGCCCGATTTACTCGGCTATTTTTCACTGGATATTGCTCTGATGCGTCAGAGCCTGCATGCTGGCCAGGGCTTCACCGACAACGAAGTAACTCTGGTAGTCGATGGACGCGCGCATATCCTTTCTCTGACTGCCCAAGCATTGCCTGAGGGCCATATCTTGATCGAGATGGCACCGATGGACAATCAGCGCCGCCTAAGCCAGGAACAACTGCAACATGCTCAGCAGATCGCCGCCCGTGATCTAGTGCGTGGTCTAGCTCATGAGATCAAAAATCCGCTCGGTGGCCTGCGCGGTGCAGCCCAGCTATTGGCTAAGGCGCTGCCCGATCCAGCACTGACCGAATACACTAAAGTGATCATTGAACAGGCCGATCGCCTGCGCAACCTGGTTGACCGCCTGCTGGGTCCTCAACGACCGAGCTTGTACATCACCCAAAGCATCCATCAGGTGGTGGAGAGAGTTTTCCAGTTAGTGTCATTGGAAAAGCCGTATAACGTCAAGCTGGTGCGCGATTACGACCCAAGCCTGCCTGACATCACACACGACCGGGAGCAAATCGAACAGGTGCTATTGAACATCACCCGCAATGCGTTGCAGGCGCTGGGTGATGCAGGCGGCATCATCATGCTGCGTACCCGCACCGCGTTCCAGGTATCCCTACATGGCACTCGCCACCGGCTGGCGGCACGCATCGATATTGGAGATAACGGCCCCGGCGTGCCAGCACAGTTGCAGGATACCCTATTCTACCCGATGGTCAGTGGCCGTGAAGGCGGTACCGGTCTGGGATTATCCATCGCCCGTAATCTTATCGATCAACATTGCGGAAAAATTGAATTTAACAGTTGGCCTGGTCATACCGAATTCTCGGTCTACCTGCCTATTCATAAGTCGAGGTAG
- the glnG gene encoding nitrogen regulation protein NR(I), whose protein sequence is MQRGTVWIIDDDSSIRWVLERSLAGAGVNCTSFCNGDDVLEDLAKQTPDVLLSDIRMPGIDGLSLLRQIKQRHPMLPVIIMTAHSDLDAAVSAYQQGAFDYLPKPFDIDEAVALVERAISHYQEQQQPTRNQSTNDPAADIIGEAPAMQDVFRIIGRLSRSSISVLINGESGTGKELVAHALHRHSPRTKSPFIALNMAAIPKDLIESELFGHEKGAFTGANQIRQGRFEQADGGTLFLDEIGDMPLDVQTRLLRVLADGQFYRVGGYAPVKVDVRIIAATHQNLELRVREGKFREDLFHRLNVIRVHLPPLRERREDIPQLARYFLQITAKELGVDSKNLHQETETALTRLHWPGNVRQLENTCRWLTVMSAGQEVLLQDLPGELFETTKSESGNHNTPGSWAMLLAHWADHALHSGHQDLLSEVLPELERTLLATALRHTQGHKQEAARLLGWGRNTLTRKLKELGMD, encoded by the coding sequence ATGCAACGAGGGACAGTCTGGATCATCGATGACGATAGCTCCATCCGCTGGGTGCTTGAGCGCTCGCTCGCTGGTGCAGGTGTGAACTGCACCAGCTTCTGCAACGGCGATGACGTGCTGGAAGATTTGGCAAAACAAACGCCTGACGTGTTGCTGTCCGATATCCGTATGCCGGGGATAGACGGTTTATCGCTGCTCAGGCAGATAAAACAGCGTCACCCGATGCTTCCGGTCATCATAATGACCGCGCATTCAGATCTAGATGCTGCCGTCAGCGCCTATCAGCAAGGTGCTTTCGATTACCTGCCCAAGCCCTTCGATATCGACGAAGCAGTAGCGTTGGTTGAACGTGCTATCAGCCATTATCAGGAACAGCAGCAGCCAACGCGCAACCAATCGACCAACGATCCTGCGGCGGACATCATCGGCGAAGCGCCTGCGATGCAGGACGTATTTCGTATCATCGGTCGCCTTTCGCGCTCGTCGATCAGTGTGCTGATTAACGGCGAATCGGGCACCGGCAAAGAACTGGTCGCTCATGCCCTACATCGCCATAGCCCACGCACCAAATCACCGTTTATTGCCCTGAATATGGCCGCAATTCCCAAAGACTTGATCGAGTCCGAGCTGTTCGGCCACGAGAAAGGGGCCTTCACCGGTGCCAACCAGATCCGACAAGGCCGCTTTGAACAGGCTGATGGCGGTACGCTGTTCCTTGATGAAATCGGTGACATGCCGCTGGATGTACAGACGCGTTTGCTACGTGTACTGGCGGACGGTCAGTTCTACCGGGTCGGCGGCTATGCACCAGTCAAGGTCGATGTGCGAATCATCGCTGCCACCCATCAGAATCTGGAACTGCGGGTGCGGGAAGGCAAATTCCGTGAGGATCTATTCCACCGCCTGAACGTTATCCGCGTACATTTGCCGCCGCTGCGTGAGCGCCGTGAGGATATCCCACAGCTAGCACGCTACTTTCTGCAAATCACAGCGAAAGAACTGGGCGTAGACTCAAAGAATCTGCATCAAGAAACCGAAACCGCCCTAACTCGCCTACACTGGCCTGGCAACGTGCGCCAGTTGGAGAACACCTGCCGCTGGCTGACAGTGATGTCAGCCGGACAGGAGGTGCTGCTCCAGGATCTGCCAGGCGAGTTGTTTGAAACTACCAAGTCGGAAAGTGGTAACCACAACACGCCAGGTAGTTGGGCAATGCTACTAGCTCATTGGGCCGATCACGCGCTGCATTCCGGTCATCAAGACCTGCTGTCGGAAGTGCTGCCAGAATTGGAGCGCACTCTACTCGCTACGGCGCTACGCCACACCCAGGGACATAAGCAGGAAGCCGCACGGCTGCTGGGTTGGGGGAGAAACACCCTTACCCGCAAGCTGAAAGAATTGGGTATGGATTAG
- a CDS encoding YshB family small membrane protein encodes MQGSFIKLISQGAELGTAACHNPQVAITAVQCATLINFFS; translated from the coding sequence ATGCAGGGTTCATTCATCAAATTAATTTCCCAAGGCGCGGAGCTTGGCACTGCCGCCTGCCATAATCCGCAAGTGGCGATCACTGCGGTGCAGTGCGCCACGCTAATTAACTTCTTCAGTTAA
- the yihI gene encoding Der GTPase-activating protein YihI, which produces MNQPSKTPRIPRNSAAKPKTKKKSRVELDQEARERKCLKKNRGHAAGSRTQASNQKNKAAAEAKDPRIGSKVPVALVVETKAKAKLQPKPKAEVKPRLSPEEELAKLENDERLDALLDRLDGSDTLNAEEQAYVDQMLDRIDVLMDQLGIDLGDDDDKEEKQEDILKLLKSGNPNDIF; this is translated from the coding sequence ATGAATCAGCCATCAAAAACACCTCGCATCCCCCGCAACAGCGCGGCGAAGCCAAAAACAAAAAAGAAAAGCCGTGTAGAGCTTGATCAGGAAGCCCGTGAGCGCAAATGTTTGAAAAAAAACCGTGGTCATGCCGCCGGATCCCGCACTCAAGCCAGCAACCAGAAAAACAAAGCGGCGGCAGAAGCCAAAGATCCGCGTATCGGCAGTAAAGTGCCAGTGGCGCTGGTGGTGGAAACCAAAGCTAAAGCCAAGCTACAGCCTAAACCCAAGGCTGAGGTCAAACCACGTCTATCACCGGAAGAAGAATTGGCGAAGCTGGAAAATGACGAACGTCTGGATGCATTACTGGATCGCCTTGACGGGAGCGACACGCTAAACGCGGAAGAGCAGGCTTACGTTGACCAGATGCTGGATCGCATCGATGTGTTGATGGATCAACTGGGCATCGACTTGGGTGATGACGATGATAAGGAAGAAAAACAGGAAGACATTCTGAAACTGCTAAAAAGCGGTAACCCCAATGACATATTTTAA
- the yihA gene encoding ribosome biogenesis GTP-binding protein YihA/YsxC → MTSKNYNYHMTHFVTSAPDIRHLPGNEGIEVAFAGRSNAGKSSALNTLTNQKSLARTSKTPGRTQLINLFEVEEGHRLVDLPGYGYAELPEEMKRKWQRALGEYLQMRNCLKGLVVLMDIRHPLKDLDQQMIQWAVDFSTPVLVLLTKADKLASGARKAQLNIVREAVLPFMGDIQVEAFSATKKIGVDKLSQKLNIWFNEIPPEVLPKEEDTNN, encoded by the coding sequence TTGACCAGCAAGAATTACAACTATCATATGACCCATTTCGTGACTAGTGCGCCCGATATTCGCCATCTGCCGGGGAATGAAGGTATTGAAGTCGCGTTTGCTGGCCGCTCCAACGCCGGTAAATCCAGCGCGTTAAATACCCTGACGAACCAGAAAAGCCTGGCACGTACCAGTAAAACGCCGGGGCGCACCCAACTGATCAACCTGTTCGAAGTCGAAGAGGGTCATCGCTTGGTAGACTTACCGGGTTATGGCTATGCTGAATTGCCGGAAGAAATGAAACGCAAATGGCAACGTGCGCTAGGTGAATACCTACAAATGCGCAATTGCCTGAAAGGGCTAGTGGTGCTGATGGATATCCGTCATCCGCTAAAAGATCTTGACCAGCAGATGATCCAATGGGCAGTCGATTTCAGCACGCCGGTATTGGTGCTGCTAACCAAGGCTGATAAGCTGGCCTCTGGCGCACGTAAAGCCCAGCTTAATATAGTGCGAGAGGCCGTGCTACCGTTTATGGGTGACATTCAAGTTGAAGCCTTCTCTGCAACGAAAAAAATCGGCGTTGACAAATTGAGCCAAAAACTGAATATCTGGTTCAATGAGATCCCGCCGGAAGTACTGCCGAAAGAAGAAGACACCAACAATTAA
- the polA gene encoding DNA polymerase I has translation MAQIVENPFILVDGSSYLYRAYHAFPPLTNSAGEPTGAIYGVLNMLRSLLLQYQPSHVAVVFDAKGKTFRDELFTEYKSHRPPMPDDLRTQIEPLHKMVKAMGLPLLVTPGVEADDVIGTLALEAEMAGHPVLISTGDKDMAQLVTPNVTLINTMNNTVLGPQEVCYKYGIPPELIIDFLALMGDASDNIPGVPGVGEKTAQALLQGLGGLDVLYDNLGSIATLSFRGAKTMAVKLEQNKEIAYLSYKLATIKTNVELEVSYSDLKMSAPDIDVLQQLFKRYKFKRWLADVETGAWLENKKGSAVKTAGVAKSASAVAEKPKAAAEAMLPQDGYVAIVDEDTFVDWLQRLKKANVFAFDTETDGLDTLSANLIGLSFAIAPGEAAYLPVAHDYLYAPAQLDRASVLERLKLLLEDEKVLKVGQNLKFDMGVLARYGINLRGIAYDTMLESYVLDSVGGRHDMDNLADRYLGHKTITFEEIVGKGKNQLTFNHIALAQAALYAAEDADVTLRLHLAMWPQLKQSAELLRVFNEIDMPLVPVLSHIERTGVLIDPAILSVHSQELTKQLGELEIQAHELAGEPFNPASHKQLQAILYEKQKLPVLKKTPGGALSTNEGVLAELAPDYPLPKVILEYRGLAKLKNTYTDKLPLMINPVSGRVHTSYHQAVTATGRLSSSDPNLQNIPGRNDEGRRIRQAFIAPEGYRIVAADYSQIELRIMAHLSQDAGLLKAFAESKDIHRATAAEVFGVPLDKVSSEQRRSAKAINFGLIYGMSAFGLARQLGVPRGEAQRYMDRYFEHYPGVLDYIERTRMQAAEQGYVTTLDGRRLYLPDARSSNGMRRKAAERAAINAPMQGTAADIIKRAMIEVDAWIQEQEQPLVRMIMQVHDELVFEVHESVIDASSQRIRELMEGSIALAVPLKVYVGVGANWDEAH, from the coding sequence ATGGCCCAGATAGTAGAAAACCCATTCATCCTGGTTGATGGTTCCTCCTACCTTTACCGTGCTTATCACGCTTTCCCACCGCTGACCAACTCGGCAGGCGAGCCGACTGGAGCAATTTATGGCGTGTTGAATATGCTGCGCAGCCTGCTGCTACAGTACCAGCCCAGCCATGTTGCAGTGGTATTTGATGCTAAAGGAAAAACCTTTCGCGATGAACTGTTCACCGAGTACAAATCGCATCGCCCACCGATGCCGGACGATCTGCGAACGCAAATCGAACCGCTGCATAAAATGGTCAAGGCTATGGGGCTGCCGCTATTAGTTACACCAGGTGTTGAGGCGGACGACGTTATCGGCACGTTGGCGCTGGAGGCTGAAATGGCTGGCCATCCAGTGCTGATCAGTACTGGGGATAAAGACATGGCTCAATTGGTCACGCCGAACGTCACTCTGATCAACACCATGAACAACACCGTCCTCGGGCCGCAAGAAGTGTGCTACAAATACGGCATTCCACCTGAGTTGATTATCGACTTCCTGGCGCTGATGGGTGATGCTTCAGATAACATCCCTGGCGTGCCAGGGGTTGGTGAGAAAACCGCACAGGCGCTGTTACAGGGTCTTGGCGGGTTGGATGTGCTGTATGATAACTTAGGCAGCATCGCTACGCTCAGCTTCCGTGGTGCGAAGACCATGGCGGTCAAACTGGAGCAGAACAAAGAGATAGCTTACCTTTCCTACAAACTGGCGACCATCAAAACCAACGTTGAACTGGAGGTTTCCTACTCCGACCTTAAAATGTCTGCGCCGGATATTGACGTGTTGCAGCAGCTATTCAAACGGTATAAATTCAAACGTTGGCTTGCGGATGTAGAAACCGGTGCCTGGCTAGAAAACAAAAAAGGGTCAGCAGTCAAAACCGCTGGTGTGGCGAAGTCGGCAAGTGCAGTGGCAGAAAAACCTAAGGCTGCGGCGGAAGCCATGCTACCGCAGGATGGCTACGTCGCTATTGTGGACGAAGACACTTTCGTTGACTGGCTGCAACGGTTGAAAAAGGCTAACGTGTTCGCCTTTGATACCGAAACCGACGGATTGGATACGCTGAGCGCCAACCTTATTGGCTTGTCGTTTGCCATAGCACCGGGTGAAGCCGCCTACCTGCCGGTGGCACATGACTATCTGTATGCACCAGCACAGTTGGATCGTGCCTCTGTGCTGGAAAGGCTTAAGCTGCTATTGGAAGACGAAAAAGTGTTGAAAGTCGGGCAGAATCTGAAGTTCGACATGGGCGTGCTGGCGCGCTACGGTATTAACCTGCGCGGCATCGCCTACGACACCATGCTGGAATCCTACGTGCTGGACAGCGTTGGCGGTCGTCACGATATGGACAACTTGGCCGATCGTTACCTGGGTCATAAGACCATCACCTTTGAAGAGATCGTCGGCAAGGGTAAAAATCAGTTGACGTTCAACCACATTGCCTTGGCGCAGGCGGCACTCTATGCTGCGGAAGATGCCGACGTTACGCTGCGGTTACATCTGGCGATGTGGCCGCAACTGAAGCAAAGTGCCGAATTGCTGAGGGTGTTCAATGAGATTGACATGCCACTGGTACCGGTGTTGTCACATATCGAACGCACTGGGGTACTGATCGATCCGGCTATTTTGTCGGTTCATTCTCAGGAACTGACCAAGCAGCTGGGCGAGTTGGAGATTCAGGCGCACGAATTGGCGGGAGAACCGTTTAATCCAGCATCGCACAAGCAACTACAGGCTATTCTGTACGAAAAGCAAAAGTTGCCGGTGCTAAAGAAAACCCCAGGCGGTGCGCTATCAACTAATGAGGGAGTTCTGGCCGAGTTGGCGCCGGATTACCCATTGCCGAAGGTGATCCTAGAGTATCGTGGCCTGGCAAAGCTGAAAAACACCTATACCGACAAGTTGCCGCTGATGATAAACCCGGTCAGCGGCAGAGTACATACCTCTTACCATCAGGCGGTAACGGCCACCGGGCGTCTATCTTCCAGCGATCCGAACCTACAAAACATTCCGGGGCGCAACGATGAAGGTCGGCGTATTCGCCAGGCGTTTATAGCCCCTGAGGGTTATCGCATCGTCGCTGCGGACTATTCGCAAATCGAACTGCGTATTATGGCTCATTTGTCGCAAGATGCAGGATTGCTGAAAGCCTTTGCCGAGAGTAAAGATATTCACCGCGCCACAGCAGCCGAAGTGTTTGGCGTGCCGTTGGACAAAGTATCCAGCGAACAGCGCCGCAGTGCCAAGGCGATTAACTTTGGGCTGATTTACGGCATGAGCGCCTTTGGCCTGGCACGCCAGTTGGGGGTTCCGCGTGGCGAAGCCCAGCGCTATATGGATCGCTACTTTGAACATTATCCGGGTGTACTGGACTATATAGAACGCACCCGCATGCAGGCCGCTGAACAGGGCTATGTTACTACCCTGGATGGCCGTCGGCTATATCTGCCGGATGCCCGTTCCAGCAACGGCATGCGCCGCAAAGCGGCCGAGCGTGCGGCGATCAACGCCCCGATGCAGGGTACGGCCGCAGATATTATCAAGCGTGCAATGATTGAGGTTGATGCCTGGATACAGGAACAAGAACAGCCGCTGGTACGTATGATTATGCAGGTGCACGATGAGTTAGTATTTGAAGTGCATGAATCAGTGATTGACGCATCCAGCCAGCGCATCCGTGAGTTGATGGAAGGCAGCATCGCGCTGGCGGTACCGCTGAAGGTGTATGTGGGCGTGGGTGCCAACTGGGATGAGGCTCACTGA
- the proQ gene encoding RNA chaperone ProQ translates to MENQPKLNSSKEVIAFLAERFPLCFSAEGEARPLKIGIFQDLVERVKEENLSKTQLRAALRMYTSSWRYLYRVKVGAQRIDLDGNACGELEQQHVDHARQQLEEAKERVRAQRAERNAKKRDAAGTEPHPPRPAGKKPVARREGVTAAENRKLCPQQDRQSRAVSKEESQPRYAPVTDISKLNIGQEIKVRAGKSFMVATVLEIAKDCVRVQLSSGLAIIVRAEHLQF, encoded by the coding sequence ATGGAAAATCAACCCAAGTTGAACTCTAGTAAAGAAGTCATTGCCTTTCTTGCCGAGCGTTTTCCGCTCTGTTTTAGTGCCGAGGGTGAAGCTCGTCCGCTGAAGATTGGTATTTTTCAGGATTTGGTCGAGCGTGTGAAGGAAGAGAACCTCAGCAAAACGCAACTGCGTGCAGCTTTGCGCATGTATACGTCAAGTTGGCGGTATCTGTATCGTGTCAAGGTTGGCGCGCAACGCATCGATCTGGACGGCAATGCGTGCGGCGAGTTGGAACAGCAGCATGTCGATCATGCTCGTCAACAACTTGAAGAAGCCAAAGAGCGCGTTCGAGCGCAGCGTGCCGAACGAAACGCTAAAAAGCGTGATGCTGCCGGTACCGAGCCACACCCTCCGCGCCCAGCCGGTAAAAAGCCTGTTGCGCGCCGTGAAGGTGTAACGGCAGCAGAGAACCGAAAGCTGTGCCCACAGCAAGACCGTCAATCTCGAGCAGTATCTAAAGAGGAAAGCCAACCACGCTATGCGCCAGTAACGGATATCTCTAAACTGAACATTGGCCAAGAGATCAAAGTAAGGGCAGGTAAGAGCTTTATGGTTGCCACCGTACTTGAAATTGCGAAAGACTGTGTGCGTGTGCAACTCTCTTCCGGTCTGGCGATAATTGTGCGCGCAGAACACTTGCAGTTCTGA